From a single Nicotiana tomentosiformis chromosome 2, ASM39032v3, whole genome shotgun sequence genomic region:
- the LOC138904700 gene encoding serine/threonine-protein phosphatase 7 long form homolog: protein MDVPPMHPRPVSDELLVLQGDHRSAYAWEGELLAQTLRARRVDDMWNFMKDRDLHPRVVQRLRDTCFYRILEIRRLQLDWSLITALIERWLPETYTFLLPIGEATITLQDVEVLYGIPVDGLPVVLPQAMREMTRGQYLDMLQQLTGFRPQDETAHSGASRMSLTAIRQHLEILHLDITGEIDDLHIHRYMRLLLLLLFGGVLFPNTSGNLVSLRFLHHLQLLDDLPQYSWGAAILAYLYMHLYRASMGTQHDVCEFSPLLQVWARERFLQLQPPLPPLPPDVPPPFLPLARRWVLRHGYVRYYEARHNLPLCRDVLDMLEGAQVSTGPTAPSTDPASTTDDHAAAHPAIKRCRDEDNPDSVAGRDGMRLRPAAALKHTGCGTH from the exons ATGGACGTGCCGCCTATGCATCCCAGACCTGTCTCCGATGAGCTATTAGtgttacagggcgatcataggtccGCCTACGCatgggagggagagttactggcccagactctcCGCGCCAGGAGAGTGGACGACATGTGGAATTTTATGAAGGACAGAGATCTCCATCCCCGTGTAGTCCAGCGCCTACGGGATACGTGCTTCTACAGGATTTTGGAGATCAGGCGGTTGCAGCTCGACTGGTCTttgatcacggccctgatagagcggtggctACCGGAGACGTACACTTTCCTCCTGCCTATTGGTGAGGCCACCATCACGCTGCAGGACGTGGAGGTTTTATATGGGATACCTGTTGATGGACTGCCCGTTGTACTACCtcaggccatgagagagatgacgcgTGGGCAGTATTTGGACATGCTGCAGCAGCTCACTGGTTTCAGGCCACAGGATGAGACTGCACACTCAGGGGCCAGTCGCATGAGTTTGACAGCTATTCGACAGCATTTGGAGATATTGCACCTCGACATCACCGGGGAGATAGATGATCTGCATATTCACCGGTATATGAGGTTGCTTCTGCTCCTTCTGTTTGGGGGGGTCTTGTTCCCaaacacttcggggaacctagtcagcttgcgatttcttcatcatcttcagctgctagatgatttaccccagtacaGCTGGGGTGCTGCTATTCTCGCCTACTTGTACATGCATCTGTaccgggcgagcatgggcacccagcaTGACGTATGTGAATTTTCGCCGCTTCTACAG gtttgggcaCGAGAGCGAttcctgcagttgcagccacctctaccaccattacctccggatgtaccacctccatttctccctctagctaggaggtgggttctccGGCATGGATATGTACGATATTACGAGGCTCGGCATAATCTCCCCCTTTGCAGGGATGTGTTGGATATGCTAgagggcgcacag GTTTCTACTGGACCGACGGCCCCTTCTACCGATCCTGCCAGCACCACTGAtgatcatgctgcagcgcatcctgCTATAAAGAGGTGCCGTGATGAGGATaatcctgatagcgtagccgggcgggatgggatgcgcctcaggccagcggctgcattgaagcacacaggctgtgggacacattga